In Candidatus Bathyanammoxibius amoris, the following proteins share a genomic window:
- a CDS encoding DUF3365 domain-containing protein — translation MRPLQKTAILILICGLTIFPAGVGFSQIYDFEKMSRNIIQLMAIAGFFIADNLDVINMHDAKLGQPLPEGKPYSHKGIDPVTFAKTITRDFTTRTGIEVRFVSEGKGEYGPRNPADLPDQWELAQINRFQELDLPQGAGFGEFLKVGERPKRVIYRYFYPLYITERCLKCHGDPANSPTKDGKDITNYYMENYKPGELRGGISLIFPVQ, via the coding sequence ATGAGACCCTTGCAGAAAACTGCAATTCTGATACTGATATGCGGCCTGACAATCTTCCCCGCCGGAGTCGGCTTCTCACAGATTTACGACTTCGAGAAGATGTCCAGAAACATTATCCAGTTGATGGCCATCGCGGGCTTTTTCATCGCGGACAACCTTGACGTCATCAACATGCATGACGCAAAGCTCGGCCAGCCTTTACCCGAAGGCAAGCCTTACAGCCATAAAGGTATTGACCCGGTCACCTTCGCCAAAACCATTACCAGGGACTTCACCACAAGGACGGGGATTGAGGTCCGGTTCGTCTCGGAAGGAAAAGGCGAATACGGCCCCAGGAACCCGGCAGACCTGCCGGACCAGTGGGAACTGGCCCAGATAAACAGGTTCCAGGAGCTTGACCTGCCCCAGGGTGCAGGTTTTGGAGAATTCCTCAAGGTGGGAGAGAGACCGAAAAGGGTCATTTATCGCTACTTCTATCCCCTCTATATAACCGAACGCTGTCTCAAGTGCCACGGCGACCCGGCAAACAGCCCCACAAAAGACGGAAAAGACATAACTAATTACTACATGGAAAACTATAAACCCGGGGAGTTAAGAGGCGGCATAAGCCTAATCTTCCCCGTCCAGTAA
- the sucD gene encoding succinate--CoA ligase subunit alpha: MILASHETKVLCQGMTGAAGTFHTRLILEYGTRLVAGCSPGKGGTSHLGLPVYDYVLDAVRDTGAEASIIFVPAPFAPDAIIEAADAGIKLIVCITEGIPVLDMIKVKKYLAQTGSRLIGPNCPGVIVPGEMKIGIMPGYIHKPGNVGVISRSGTLTYEAVWQLTKLGIGQSTCVGIGGDPIPGSSFVDILRLFLDDDDTCAVVLIGEIGGGAEEDAAEFIKNSFNKPVVSYIAGQNVPKGKRMGHAGAIIDHGSGTCETKTRALKQAGVTVVENPAEIGAKVDMVLKEAGLIKTQTN, translated from the coding sequence GTGATATTAGCAAGCCATGAAACAAAGGTGTTGTGTCAGGGGATGACCGGTGCGGCGGGGACCTTTCATACCCGGCTCATACTTGAGTACGGCACCAGGCTGGTTGCGGGTTGCAGCCCCGGTAAGGGAGGGACCTCACACCTCGGACTGCCGGTATATGACTACGTCCTTGACGCCGTCAGAGATACGGGCGCGGAGGCCTCTATAATCTTCGTACCGGCGCCTTTTGCCCCTGATGCCATCATAGAGGCGGCGGACGCGGGGATAAAACTCATCGTCTGCATCACAGAGGGTATACCCGTACTCGATATGATAAAGGTAAAAAAATATCTGGCACAAACGGGCAGCCGGCTCATAGGGCCAAATTGCCCGGGCGTCATCGTCCCCGGCGAAATGAAGATAGGCATCATGCCCGGCTACATACATAAACCGGGTAATGTCGGCGTTATCTCCAGGAGCGGCACACTCACCTATGAGGCCGTCTGGCAACTTACGAAACTTGGCATCGGGCAGTCAACCTGTGTAGGCATAGGCGGAGACCCCATACCGGGCAGCAGCTTTGTTGACATCCTGCGTCTGTTCCTGGACGACGACGACACCTGTGCCGTAGTACTCATTGGAGAAATAGGCGGCGGGGCCGAAGAGGACGCGGCCGAATTCATAAAAAACTCCTTCAATAAACCAGTCGTCAGCTACATCGCGGGACAAAACGTACCGAAGGGCAAGCGCATGGGACACGCAGGCGCCATAATAGACCACGGCTCGGGCACGTGCGAAACAAAAACCCGGGCGCTGAAACAGGCCGGTGTCACGGTAGTCGAAAACCCCGCCGAGATTGGGGCTAAAGTAGATATGGTCCTGAAAGAAGCCGGACTGATAAAGACGCAAACAAACTGA
- a CDS encoding 4Fe-4S dicluster domain-containing protein has translation MPRKKGQVAINHKYCKRCNICPQFCPTSNLEIVKDKLTSYDRCIACFNCERYCPDLAIEVVKIYNVKTPSTR, from the coding sequence ATGCCGCGGAAAAAGGGCCAGGTCGCTATAAATCACAAGTACTGTAAGCGGTGTAATATCTGTCCGCAGTTCTGTCCAACCAGTAACCTGGAGATAGTAAAGGACAAGCTTACCTCCTACGACAGGTGTATCGCCTGCTTTAACTGTGAGAGATACTGTCCTGATTTAGCCATTGAGGTGGTAAAGATATACAATGTCAAAACTCCTTCTACAAGGTAA
- a CDS encoding thiamine pyrophosphate-binding protein, which translates to MSKLLLQGNQAIVAAAERAGLGFFAGYPITPASEILLDLVGRKHIKVLQMEDEIASINAIIGASLAGLKVMTATSGPGFSLMQESIGLAHMMEVPLVIVNVQRVGPSTGMPTFPAQGDIMQSRFGSHGDYCPIVFYPNSVEELYRHTFSAFNAAEKSSSPVILLSDSFISHLYETVELKKHPTVKRSKLPLGLGKRHFTGLTHRDTARPVTSDPEVHRALLQRFTKKCNSVAEGYNFYEYIENDTADTLLVSYGALSRAAYRFRDRYALFRPIRMFPLIKDLAAIADRYEKIIILEMNLGQYRNQIESVIHRHVELVSITGGRIDMEEIQAKLDALKRKRRKPLSATG; encoded by the coding sequence ATGTCAAAACTCCTTCTACAAGGTAACCAGGCCATCGTCGCCGCCGCCGAGAGGGCCGGGCTGGGGTTCTTTGCGGGATACCCCATCACTCCCGCCTCAGAAATCCTGCTTGACCTTGTCGGCAGAAAGCACATAAAGGTCCTCCAGATGGAGGATGAGATAGCCTCGATAAACGCGATAATAGGCGCCTCGCTGGCCGGACTGAAGGTAATGACTGCTACCAGCGGCCCCGGCTTCTCACTCATGCAGGAAAGCATCGGACTCGCGCACATGATGGAGGTGCCCCTGGTAATCGTCAACGTGCAGAGGGTGGGGCCCAGCACGGGCATGCCAACCTTCCCCGCCCAGGGAGACATCATGCAATCAAGGTTCGGCAGCCACGGAGATTACTGCCCGATAGTCTTTTATCCCAACTCCGTAGAAGAACTCTACCGCCATACGTTCAGCGCATTCAACGCCGCGGAAAAGTCCTCAAGCCCTGTAATACTCCTCAGCGACAGCTTCATAAGCCACCTCTACGAGACTGTAGAGTTAAAAAAACATCCTACTGTCAAAAGGTCAAAACTGCCCCTCGGTCTGGGAAAACGCCACTTTACCGGCCTCACGCATAGAGACACCGCAAGGCCCGTAACCTCCGACCCCGAGGTACACCGGGCACTGCTCCAACGTTTTACAAAAAAATGCAACAGCGTGGCGGAGGGGTACAACTTCTACGAATACATCGAAAACGACACCGCCGACACCCTGTTGGTATCATACGGCGCGCTCTCCAGGGCCGCATACAGATTCAGGGACAGATACGCCCTGTTCCGCCCGATTAGAATGTTTCCACTGATTAAAGACCTCGCGGCAATAGCCGACCGGTACGAAAAAATAATCATACTGGAAATGAACCTCGGCCAGTACCGCAACCAGATAGAAAGCGTCATACACCGGCACGTAGAACTCGTCTCCATAACCGGCGGGAGGATAGATATGGAAGAGATACAGGCCAAACTCGACGCTCTAAAGAGAAAGAGGAGGAAACCTCTTTCAGCAACAGGCTAA
- a CDS encoding thiamine pyrophosphate-dependent enzyme has translation MKDTTHFQRFLKDKNLPTPWCPGCGNGLILKSTCDAFDELNFDMKKTVVVSGIGCAGRSAGFFNLDTVHTAHGRAIPMAEGIKTADEKLNVVVLSGDGDLLGIGGNHLIHASRRNTPITIICFSNEIYGMTGGQVSPTSKLGAKTITTPDGSRDTPINIQAIIKAHNCFYARTSTFHLKHLKKSIVAALRHPGFTFVDVICQCIVNNGRRIGFKDGYEMLMYYKDAYKIKDNTRFLEENEIGITK, from the coding sequence ATGAAAGACACAACGCATTTTCAGCGATTTTTGAAAGACAAGAACCTCCCCACACCGTGGTGCCCCGGCTGCGGCAACGGCCTGATCCTTAAATCCACGTGTGATGCTTTCGACGAGCTTAATTTTGACATGAAGAAAACGGTTGTGGTCTCAGGTATAGGCTGTGCGGGGAGGAGCGCAGGGTTCTTTAACCTCGACACCGTCCATACCGCGCACGGCAGGGCCATACCCATGGCCGAAGGCATAAAAACAGCTGACGAAAAACTCAACGTGGTAGTGCTAAGCGGTGACGGAGACCTCCTTGGCATAGGCGGCAACCACCTGATTCACGCCTCCAGAAGGAACACGCCGATAACTATAATCTGCTTCTCCAACGAAATATACGGAATGACCGGGGGACAGGTCTCCCCCACTTCAAAACTCGGCGCCAAGACGATAACAACTCCCGACGGCTCACGCGACACACCCATCAACATCCAGGCAATCATCAAGGCACACAACTGCTTTTACGCCCGGACCAGCACGTTCCACTTAAAACACCTCAAGAAGAGCATCGTCGCGGCCCTCAGGCACCCGGGGTTCACCTTCGTAGACGTTATCTGCCAGTGCATCGTCAACAACGGCCGGCGCATCGGCTTCAAAGACGGCTACGAAATGCTCATGTACTATAAAGACGCATACAAGATAAAAGATAACACCCGATTTCTGGAAGAAAACGAAATAGGCATTACAAAATGA
- a CDS encoding GNAT family N-acetyltransferase: MTFRIKTMTVPDIPEVQKLFNETITKLCANRPPEERRHLKEDNSPKRIKERLKDKNSVYLVARKDKKAIGYVFGWNLDGVGHIHWFYVTKGTKGMGYERKLQEKALSEFKKMRCYESRVFVYPEDRETCDLLESLGFLEKASLEEEFLGVGLVLFVKQLAKLPKAVQKKLILAGEAGQGIKLMAHALANILAKLGKEVSVNLVYDAAVRGGDITAELVFSDERIDVPFFNKADICLRLSKPVRRKFNADKQIIDMSIAEDLEYVGAKDVRPFKQDAIEKFGSPIFINMIALGRVLNYIGIPIDQVDFRTSLPARFLEENVRAIKYGYTYQD; encoded by the coding sequence ATGACTTTCCGCATAAAAACCATGACGGTCCCGGACATACCGGAGGTGCAAAAGCTCTTCAATGAGACGATAACGAAGCTGTGCGCGAACCGCCCCCCGGAGGAAAGGCGGCACCTCAAAGAAGACAACAGTCCGAAACGGATAAAAGAAAGGTTAAAGGACAAAAACAGCGTGTATCTCGTGGCCAGGAAGGACAAAAAGGCGATAGGCTACGTATTCGGCTGGAACCTGGACGGTGTGGGCCACATCCACTGGTTCTACGTTACCAAGGGCACAAAGGGGATGGGTTATGAACGTAAACTCCAGGAAAAGGCACTCTCAGAATTCAAGAAAATGCGGTGCTACGAAAGCAGGGTTTTCGTATACCCTGAAGACCGTGAAACGTGCGACCTCCTGGAGAGTCTGGGCTTTCTAGAAAAGGCAAGCCTGGAAGAAGAATTCCTTGGTGTAGGTCTGGTACTTTTCGTTAAACAACTGGCCAAACTGCCAAAGGCCGTCCAAAAAAAGCTCATACTTGCCGGGGAAGCGGGCCAGGGCATAAAACTGATGGCCCACGCCCTGGCCAACATACTTGCAAAGCTCGGCAAAGAGGTCTCCGTAAACCTAGTCTACGACGCCGCCGTCAGGGGTGGAGACATTACCGCCGAACTCGTTTTTTCAGACGAACGAATAGACGTCCCGTTCTTCAACAAGGCGGACATATGCCTGCGGCTCTCCAAACCGGTACGCAGAAAATTTAACGCTGATAAGCAAATCATAGACATGTCTATCGCTGAAGACCTGGAATACGTGGGCGCAAAAGACGTGCGCCCGTTCAAGCAGGATGCAATCGAAAAATTCGGCAGCCCTATATTTATCAACATGATTGCCCTGGGCAGGGTTCTGAACTACATCGGCATACCTATAGACCAGGTAGACTTCCGCACAAGCCTGCCGGCCCGCTTCCTGGAAGAAAACGTACGCGCCATAAAATACGGCTACACATATCAGGACTAG
- a CDS encoding fumarate hydratase gives MRQIDSRTITRAIEKGFMEITHLPGDDLIAALERACREEESPTGKEVLAELLENAKIGREEHTPICQDTGNSVVFVEVGQDVHITGETPFEAVKRGVSEGYTKGYLRASIVADPIGRKNTGDNTPPFVHTEIVPGDRIKITMMAKGSGCENMSRFKMLTPAGGRQGVVDFVVETVLRGGGKPCPPLIVGVGIGGTFDLTTSIAKKSLFRPLGEHHPEPHIRELEEELLDKINSLGLGPQGWGGRATALAVHVETHPCHIASLPVAVNIECHSHRVRTVTL, from the coding sequence ATGCGCCAGATAGACTCAAGAACCATTACCCGGGCCATAGAAAAAGGCTTTATGGAGATTACACATCTGCCGGGGGATGACCTCATCGCCGCCCTTGAAAGGGCCTGCCGGGAAGAAGAATCCCCAACGGGCAAAGAGGTCCTGGCGGAACTGCTTGAGAACGCGAAGATAGGCAGAGAAGAACATACACCCATATGCCAGGACACCGGCAACAGCGTCGTCTTTGTGGAGGTAGGGCAGGACGTGCACATAACGGGAGAAACGCCCTTTGAAGCCGTTAAACGCGGCGTAAGTGAAGGATACACAAAAGGATACCTCCGGGCATCCATAGTCGCCGACCCCATAGGGCGCAAGAACACCGGGGATAACACACCGCCTTTCGTTCACACGGAGATTGTGCCCGGAGACAGGATAAAAATCACCATGATGGCCAAGGGTTCGGGGTGCGAGAACATGAGCCGCTTCAAGATGTTGACCCCTGCCGGGGGCAGGCAGGGGGTGGTGGACTTTGTGGTCGAAACGGTGCTAAGGGGTGGCGGTAAACCCTGCCCGCCGCTCATCGTGGGAGTCGGCATAGGCGGCACCTTCGACCTGACCACCAGTATCGCAAAAAAATCCCTCTTCCGCCCCCTGGGCGAACACCACCCGGAGCCTCACATAAGAGAGCTGGAAGAAGAACTTTTGGACAAAATAAATAGTCTGGGCCTCGGCCCCCAGGGCTGGGGAGGGCGCGCAACCGCCCTCGCGGTGCACGTTGAGACACACCCCTGCCACATCGCAAGCCTCCCCGTGGCAGTGAATATCGAGTGCCACTCGCACAGGGTCAGGACCGTGACATTGTAA
- a CDS encoding Fe-S-containing hydro-lyase, producing the protein MANEVIQIKTPLDEATVLGLKAGRRVLITGTLYTARDAAHERITELIRESKPLPFDLKGQIIYYVGPSPAKPGQVVGSAGPTTSSRMDTYMETLYKLGLKGTIGKGNRSQEVIDLIKRYKAVHFSNIGGAGALIAKTIKKCETIAFEDLGTEAIHRMEVEDFSCIVAYDSEGNDVYKEAVKKYGR; encoded by the coding sequence ATGGCTAACGAAGTTATACAGATAAAAACGCCGCTGGACGAGGCAACGGTTCTCGGTCTGAAGGCCGGTCGGAGGGTACTCATCACCGGGACGCTCTACACCGCCCGGGACGCGGCCCACGAACGCATAACGGAACTCATTAGAGAAAGCAAACCCCTGCCCTTCGACCTCAAGGGACAGATAATTTACTACGTCGGCCCCTCCCCCGCCAAACCGGGACAGGTCGTAGGCTCCGCCGGCCCCACCACAAGTTCCAGGATGGACACTTACATGGAAACGCTTTACAAACTGGGCCTCAAGGGCACTATCGGCAAGGGGAACAGGTCACAGGAAGTGATAGACTTGATCAAGAGATATAAGGCCGTCCATTTCTCAAATATCGGCGGCGCGGGCGCGCTCATCGCAAAAACCATAAAAAAGTGTGAGACCATAGCTTTTGAGGACCTTGGTACGGAGGCCATCCACCGCATGGAGGTAGAAGACTTTTCCTGCATCGTGGCCTACGATTCAGAGGGAAACGACGTATATAAAGAAGCAGTCAAGAAATACGGAAGATAA
- a CDS encoding alkaline phosphatase family protein produces MVKNDKRKLLYIVLDGMPDGPHTVKELGNKTPLEAADTPNLDLLAQKGQTGLMHPVRKGLAPESDVAVISILGYNPFLYYTGRGPLEAFAAGLKIKPGQLALRVNFATKGSGRDILDRRVGRNLSTEEATALCGEINSRLKLESVPATFQLRNTIGHRAALVIRSKGHELSGEITNTDPAYGREGILGVALEEGSYRNVVQLARPLNKCKDIKAAALAALLVNEFTVKSSEILRASPVNKKRNRRRRHPANLLLLRDAGNRLPVLPSIKKVFGKNFACLADMPIESGIALLTGMSVVKLPPPTSNPKKDYSLRVKESLAALRKYDGVYVHIKGPDIPGHDGHCKKKKDAIEAIDRYYLGPILKGIDLENTVVAVTSDHSTPCRTKSHSHDAVPLVICGGPVKPDRTTVFSEKSCARGQMGEINGTQLMPILIGYCH; encoded by the coding sequence ATGGTGAAAAACGACAAGAGAAAACTCCTGTACATAGTACTTGACGGTATGCCCGACGGCCCTCACACCGTGAAGGAACTGGGTAATAAGACCCCCCTCGAGGCAGCCGACACGCCGAATCTGGACCTGCTCGCCCAAAAGGGGCAAACGGGGTTGATGCACCCGGTAAGGAAGGGCCTCGCCCCTGAGTCCGACGTGGCGGTGATAAGCATCCTGGGTTATAACCCCTTCCTCTACTACACGGGCAGGGGGCCTCTGGAAGCATTTGCGGCGGGGCTGAAAATCAAACCCGGCCAACTCGCCCTCAGGGTCAACTTTGCCACAAAAGGCTCTGGAAGGGATATACTGGACCGCCGGGTGGGCAGAAACCTCTCTACCGAGGAGGCTACCGCACTGTGCGGGGAAATAAATTCCAGGCTTAAACTCGAATCCGTACCGGCCACGTTCCAGCTAAGAAACACCATCGGCCACAGGGCCGCGCTGGTCATACGGTCAAAGGGACATGAACTCTCGGGTGAGATAACCAACACAGACCCCGCCTACGGCAGGGAGGGCATTTTAGGTGTCGCGCTGGAGGAGGGCTCTTACCGCAATGTGGTCCAGCTGGCCAGGCCGTTGAACAAATGTAAAGACATTAAGGCCGCCGCCCTCGCGGCCCTGCTCGTAAACGAGTTTACCGTCAAGAGCAGTGAGATACTGAGAGCGTCTCCAGTCAATAAAAAACGTAACCGCCGCAGGCGTCATCCGGCCAACCTGCTCCTCCTCAGAGACGCGGGCAACCGTCTACCTGTGCTGCCGAGTATAAAAAAGGTCTTCGGCAAGAACTTCGCGTGTCTCGCGGACATGCCTATAGAGAGTGGCATAGCGCTCTTAACCGGGATGAGCGTGGTAAAACTTCCACCGCCGACCTCCAATCCGAAAAAGGACTATTCGCTGCGGGTGAAAGAAAGCCTTGCGGCGCTGCGTAAATACGACGGTGTCTACGTACACATAAAAGGGCCCGATATACCGGGCCATGACGGCCACTGTAAAAAGAAGAAGGACGCTATCGAGGCCATAGACAGGTACTATCTCGGGCCCATACTGAAAGGCATAGACCTTGAAAACACCGTGGTCGCCGTAACCTCAGACCACTCAACACCCTGCCGGACCAAGTCGCACTCACACGACGCCGTGCCCCTGGTAATCTGCGGCGGTCCCGTCAAACCCGACCGTACCACGGTTTTCTCCGAAAAGTCCTGCGCCAGGGGACAGATGGGGGAGATTAACGGGACCCAACTCATGCCCATATTAATAGGCTACTGTCACTAG
- the pyrB gene encoding aspartate carbamoyltransferase: protein MVSFAGRDIISFRDFTKEEILFILSLSKEMETEARPDLLKGKVLATLFFEPSTRTRMSFESAMKLLGGEVISFAEPGATSVVKGESLRDTVKIVAGYASAIVIRHFLDGAARVVADTVDIPVINAGDGANQHPTQTFLDLYTIHKTTGALDGLTIGFIGDLKYGRTVHSLAYALAHFNSSMYFISPPSLRMPPDMLKELDNRGVRFWEVTSLEEASSKLDALYCTRIQKERFADPIEFGKVKDTYHLSKASLDRLNIKESLKILHPLPRVEEMDESLDDTPYAVYFQQAHSGVPVREAILASVLGAKE, encoded by the coding sequence ATGGTTAGCTTCGCGGGTAGAGATATCATCTCCTTCAGGGATTTCACCAAGGAGGAGATACTCTTTATCTTAAGTCTTTCCAAAGAGATGGAGACAGAAGCCCGCCCCGACCTGCTCAAGGGCAAGGTGCTGGCCACGCTGTTTTTTGAACCTTCCACACGCACCCGGATGAGCTTCGAGTCGGCCATGAAGCTTTTGGGCGGAGAGGTCATCAGTTTTGCGGAGCCGGGGGCCACATCGGTCGTCAAGGGTGAATCCTTAAGGGACACGGTCAAGATTGTCGCAGGGTACGCGAGCGCAATCGTCATAAGACACTTCCTGGACGGTGCGGCAAGGGTGGTGGCGGACACGGTGGACATACCCGTCATTAACGCGGGGGACGGCGCAAACCAGCATCCCACACAAACGTTCCTCGACCTCTACACCATACACAAGACCACGGGCGCGCTGGACGGCCTTACCATAGGATTCATAGGCGACCTGAAGTACGGCCGTACCGTGCACTCACTCGCATATGCGCTGGCCCACTTTAATTCATCCATGTACTTCATATCGCCGCCAAGCCTGCGAATGCCCCCGGACATGCTGAAGGAACTGGACAACAGAGGTGTCCGGTTTTGGGAGGTCACCTCTCTTGAGGAGGCAAGCAGCAAACTCGACGCCCTTTACTGCACACGCATACAGAAGGAACGCTTCGCCGACCCCATTGAGTTCGGGAAGGTCAAGGACACCTACCACCTGAGCAAGGCCTCGCTGGACAGGTTAAACATAAAGGAGTCTCTGAAGATCCTGCACCCCCTTCCCCGCGTGGAGGAGATGGACGAGAGCCTTGACGACACCCCGTACGCCGTGTACTTCCAGCAGGCGCACAGCGGAGTACCCGTCAGGGAGGCGATACTCGCCTCGGTACTGGGGGCAAAGGAGTAG
- the pyrI gene encoding aspartate carbamoyltransferase regulatory subunit, whose translation MTVKQLQVSAIKNGTVIDHIESKNTFKVANILNIENETQVVLIGMNLSSHNLGRKGIVKIEGKNLTQEEANKIALIAPDATLNIIKNYEAVDKKKVSLEDELRGIVKCFNPNCVSNHERIQTHFHVERKDPPCLRCHHCERTMEGKDIELL comes from the coding sequence ATGACAGTCAAACAGCTCCAGGTCTCGGCCATAAAAAACGGGACGGTCATAGACCACATAGAAAGCAAAAACACCTTTAAGGTCGCAAACATACTTAACATTGAAAACGAGACACAGGTCGTCCTCATAGGGATGAACCTCAGCAGCCACAACCTGGGCAGAAAGGGCATAGTAAAAATCGAAGGGAAAAACCTCACCCAGGAAGAGGCCAACAAGATAGCCCTCATTGCCCCGGACGCCACGCTGAACATCATAAAAAACTACGAGGCCGTAGATAAGAAGAAGGTCAGCCTGGAGGACGAGCTCCGGGGTATAGTAAAATGTTTCAACCCCAACTGCGTGAGCAACCACGAACGGATTCAGACCCATTTCCACGTAGAGAGAAAAGACCCGCCCTGCCTCCGCTGCCACCACTGCGAACGCACAATGGAGGGGAAGGACATAGAACTGCTGTAA
- a CDS encoding PHP domain-containing protein, with amino-acid sequence MHSIFTVDCHVHTHRSACADPVDIEDYLGRARGLGVECFAITDHSNDIYFDGEDRQCLKWKLEPPEFHDVIKKRSGRMDEYISHVGQYRDMGVRVGIELEQMPLSGDFIFDWGYRKEFDVVIGSVHSVPSVSRDGAMDADAVREEFLSLTMKALEQDIDILAHPTRSLHNAGIAVPGSYYEAIIDKAVSRGIPLEINSHSLNPEPEFVKKCVEKGARLAFCTDSHSLSEFGDFSFHKKLLKEAGINDETARKHCFTPLQDFLRREERVTR; translated from the coding sequence TTGCACTCCATATTTACCGTGGACTGTCACGTGCATACGCACCGGTCGGCATGTGCCGACCCTGTTGACATAGAAGACTACCTGGGCCGGGCACGCGGGCTCGGCGTCGAGTGTTTCGCCATCACGGACCACAGCAACGACATATACTTCGACGGTGAGGACCGGCAGTGTCTCAAGTGGAAGCTGGAACCCCCTGAGTTCCACGATGTGATAAAAAAACGCTCCGGCCGGATGGACGAATACATATCGCACGTCGGGCAATACAGGGACATGGGCGTGCGTGTCGGCATAGAGCTGGAACAGATGCCGCTGAGTGGGGACTTCATATTCGACTGGGGGTACAGGAAGGAGTTCGACGTGGTAATAGGCTCCGTGCACAGCGTGCCCTCCGTAAGCCGGGACGGCGCAATGGATGCAGACGCCGTAAGGGAGGAATTCCTTTCGCTCACTATGAAGGCCCTGGAGCAGGACATTGACATACTGGCGCATCCCACAAGGAGCCTCCATAACGCCGGTATCGCCGTGCCGGGGAGCTACTACGAGGCCATCATAGACAAGGCCGTCTCCAGGGGAATCCCACTGGAGATAAATTCCCATTCGCTGAACCCGGAACCGGAGTTTGTAAAAAAATGCGTCGAGAAGGGCGCAAGACTCGCCTTTTGCACGGACAGCCACTCGCTCAGTGAATTCGGGGATTTCTCCTTTCATAAAAAACTCCTGAAAGAGGCGGGCATAAACGATGAAACCGCCAGGAAACACTGCTTTACGCCGCTTCAGGATTTTCTCAGGAGAGAAGAAAGGGTAACAAGATAG
- a CDS encoding tetratricopeptide repeat protein, translated as MEINRRPPALYRKTIIPILLLFCVLTGCTFEARNHLILGTNYLKLGKIDHSIREFKKALVADPKNVTALIRLGNAYEKKGLTDEAIAEYEKALKYSPNSANAHASLGLAYARKGMFDEAIAEYNKVIDIYPGLAEPYFMMGLAYGESGTLDKAIICFKKATKIDPKYTEAYLYLGLAYDTKGDTEGAIREFEKVLELRPHDAVASVSLAETYMNKGVKYEQEGRLDEAIFNLQEALAINQGLVEAHMLLGRIYQEKGMMQEAISEYQQIISLNPEYADAHKEFAEALKTVGLYSMAERETEIYKNLTRSRNVK; from the coding sequence GTGGAAATAAATAGGAGACCACCCGCCCTGTATCGAAAGACGATCATTCCCATCCTATTATTGTTCTGTGTGTTGACAGGTTGTACGTTTGAGGCCAGAAACCACTTAATCCTCGGCACGAACTACCTCAAGCTGGGCAAAATCGACCACTCGATAAGAGAGTTTAAAAAGGCCCTGGTGGCAGACCCCAAGAACGTCACGGCGCTCATACGTCTGGGGAACGCCTACGAAAAGAAGGGTCTGACGGACGAGGCCATCGCCGAGTACGAAAAGGCGCTTAAGTACAGCCCGAACTCGGCAAACGCCCACGCCTCCCTCGGTCTAGCCTATGCCAGGAAGGGTATGTTCGACGAAGCCATCGCTGAATATAATAAAGTGATAGACATCTACCCGGGCCTCGCCGAGCCCTATTTCATGATGGGGCTGGCCTACGGAGAAAGTGGAACGCTCGACAAGGCAATCATCTGTTTTAAAAAAGCTACCAAGATTGACCCGAAGTACACCGAGGCGTATCTGTATCTGGGACTGGCCTACGACACAAAGGGCGACACCGAAGGCGCTATCCGTGAGTTTGAAAAGGTCCTGGAACTCAGACCCCACGACGCCGTCGCCAGCGTCAGCCTCGCAGAGACGTACATGAACAAGGGCGTTAAGTATGAACAGGAAGGACGACTTGACGAGGCTATATTTAATCTCCAGGAGGCCTTAGCAATAAACCAGGGGCTGGTTGAGGCACACATGCTCCTCGGCAGGATATACCAGGAAAAGGGCATGATGCAGGAGGCCATCTCTGAATATCAACAGATAATAAGCCTCAACCCGGAATACGCCGACGCCCACAAAGAATTTGCAGAGGCCCTGAAAACGGTAGGACTGTACAGTATGGCAGAGAGGGAAACAGAGATATACAAGAACCTGACGAGAAGCAGGAACGTGAAGTGA